The Gloeomargarita sp. SKYB120 DNA segment CCAGAGCCATTGGAGATGCTTTTTCGAGCCGCAAAACGACCCTATCTCGTCGCATTCCAGCTCTATCTTTTCATCGCCGTGGGGCTGAACATCCATCATTTCTGATGTATTTATACAGCCAAGATTGTGAAATTCCAGTCACTCGTGAGATAGCGGCAATTGAGAGTCGCTCTAACAAGTTGCCTTTGGGCTTTAGAAATGTATTTTTTCCTAGCTTCAGGCGTAAATTGCCGATAGCTGTTCTCCATTATGGATACGACCGTACTTCACAATATTTTGAGACTGGCAACGAGAGTAAGTGATTGTATAGCTGAGCCGCTTCAGTTTGTCAGGGCGATAGTAGGAAAACCCAAGATGGGGCTGCGCTCTGCGACCCCAAGATATGACAAGCAGAGATGGCTTAGCTGTACTCATGGCTTCGCCCAAATCCAACTACCCCTATTTTAACCATTACAAGAATAGGACTACCCATGCCGGCAACGGCAAGCAAAATGATTACCAAGGGCTACCCACGAGCGTAAACCCCGCCCAGTAGTAAGGATGATTGAGAAGCTGGTTCCCCAGTTGAGCAACCACTGGCGGTACCGACACAGCTCCTTGCGGACCCTGCAACTCCCCACCCTTGAGTGTCACCTGTCCGCGCAACAGGGCAATCTGGCCCTGACGCAACGCTTCAGCTTTGATGGGGGCCTGTTGCAAGTTTCGATAGAACTCGCTCATCAGAGCTAGTGTTCCTTCATCTGACACATACCATAGAGAAGCCAGCGCACTTTTGACACCCGCCTGCACTGCCAACCCTGCAAAGCCCAGCTCGCTGTTAATATCGCCTACTGCCGTGCGGCAGGCACTCAGAGTAAATAACTCAACCGGTTCCGGCTGACGCAAAGGCAACTGTCGCAAGCGAGGCAATGGTAGCCGTTGATTGTTGCCAAACTCAATGTAGGAATTCTCCGGACGACCAGGAACAAAATCCGCATGGGTTGCTAGGTGAACGATAGCGTATTGGCGCTGCAACCGCTCTTGAGTGAGCCGTTCCACGGTGAAGTCCTGATTCAGGAATGCCTGACCCGGCCACAGTTGGGTAATGAGCCGGAGTTCGACTGGCACCGCTGGCAAGGGGGGCTGGGTCGCAAAGGTGTCCGCTCCCATGGCTAGCACCTGAGCGGCCCGCAGGTTGCGGTAGCGCAGATCCACCAAATTGACGCTGGGAATCAGGGAGAAACTGTATTTTTCCACCAGAAATTGCCGGCCATCGTGCAGGGCCGCTAGGGGTAACAGGCGCAGGCCACTGTCCAGCACAAATAGCAGGGTATTAATGCCACGGGCCTGGAGTTCGGATTCAATGGGTGCGATCAACCAGCGATATAAGCGCTGGGCATCTTGGAGGTAGGCATCACTGGTGCGCTGGCGTGGGTCGCGCAGGGTGTTGACAAAACGTTCGACAACTGGCATCAACTCCGAGCGCCTCGCTTCCGGAATGCCCCGAATAATCGGGAAGGTCGCAGAAGCTCCTTGTCCAGGCTGGCCAAGGCGAGTTGCTGAGGTGATGGCGGCAACGGTCAATTGCTGGTCATCGGCCATGACATACACAACAGCCGGTCGTTTGCCGGTTTCTTGGGCTAACCGGCTGAGGGTATCACCAATACTCTCAACCGAATTCAGGTTATTAATGGGTTGGACACCTAAGGCACGGCTGAATTCGTTGGTAAATAAATTGTCTAGACTCACAATAGCAGCATAATTTCCCGCTTTCAAATCTTCTAGAAACGTTCCAAGAATATTGAAAGCGACGTCGCTGGTTTGAGCAGTAGCCAGTTGATTTTCTACAGCAGGTATTGTCGGAACTCGAATGTCAATGTCGGAGAGACGAATTTGGCCCAAATTCCGTCGTCGAATTTCCAGCCTTTCCAGTACAGATGCCAATTCAATCAACCCCACAGCTATGTCAAAATCTCGTATATCGAAAACGGATATAGAACGGTTTGACGGTAATCGGTTCTCTTCACTGAATCGTCCAACTCTTAACGCACCACTCCCCCTCGCTTCAAATTGTCGAGAGCGAATTTGTTGAGTCGGCAGAATCGAAAGTTCTCCCGTAGTCACACCGCCAGCTGTTCTGTTGACACTGGCACTGCCAACTACAAACGAGTTAGCCCCTTCGTACAGAACCAGAACATTTCCACCATTGGTGTTGATACTGAACCCTGTTGGGCCTACATCCCTAACGCGTATAGGGCCTTTACTCACTAGCCAGACATCACCACCGCTTGCAGCCGGCACGCTGCTGTCAATGAATCCCGTCTTAATGGAGTTGGGTGCAAAAACATAGATAAGCCCATTACTCGTGAGATTACCCGTCTCGACCTTACCTCCGCCCGTCGCTACACGGATAGTGCCGTTTGCCGTTAAATTGCCAGTCTGAATATCACCGCCACGTCCAGAAAATTCCAGGAGACCAAAGTCCCTATCTTCAACTAAATATAAAACAAAGTCACCACTAAAGACAGTAATATTTCTATCAGTATTAATATCGCCGGTTGTAATTTTGTCCCTACCTCTAATATAACTTAACCCTGCTGCTTTAATGTTTTGAGTTTCAATACTCCCCCGACTATACAAGATGGCGCTATCTGACTTGATGTTAATGTCATTAGCCTTAACTCCAGTATTAGCTAGAATGACAAGCTGACCTTCCTCTACTCCAACATTTCCAGTTGTCACACTGCCCTGAGTACTAAAAAGCCCAATCTGAAGCTGAGCATTCAGGTCACCAGTCTTGATATCGCCACTAATAGTACTGATGAAAATACTCTCGCCTATGATATTACCAGTCGCAATATCCCCCTGAGCACTGGATATGACAATGTCCGATAGAGCACTGATGTCACTAGTTGTAATACGGGTTTCCCCGTTTAGAAATACCATTGATCCAGCATCTACTCTACCAGTTGTAATACTACCTCCAGCAGTGACTATACGAATATCTGAACTAGACTGGATGTTGCCAATTTGAACGGAACTCTCGCTAAATAGGATAGCAGATAACCCCGCCTTGATGTCACGGGTTTTAATCTCGCTTTTCGCTTGAATGCCTAATTTACCTCTGGCGTCAATGCTTCCAGTCGTAATACCAGCCTGAGAACTACGCAAAATTGCATCCAGATTCGTGTTAATGTTTCCAGCTACAATATCACTCTTAGCGACCAACGATGAGCTTCCTTCGGCGGTGATGTTCCCCGTCTTGATACTACCGTCACTGAATAAATTAGTGTCCAGGCCAGCCCTGATCTCGCCAGTTGTTATATCTCCCCCATCACTCGTCACGGAGACCTTTAATCCTGTTCTGATATCACCAGTTTGAATGCTGCCTTGAGCACTCACACGCGTATCTGCACCGGAGTTAATACTACCAGTCTGAACCCCCTTATTACTAAATAGGAAGGCACTGGAGTTTGATTGAATGTTGCCCACACTAATAACATCGGTTGCCACAATACTTATATTTCCGCTGTTGACACTACCTTTAGTAGCAAAAAGGAGAACATCTGAGCCAGCTTTGAT contains these protein-coding regions:
- a CDS encoding CHAT domain-containing protein, whose amino-acid sequence is MNRQLWLWVSLVFWMLLTGRVAADSITPAADGIGTQVQRLGNRYDITGGHQAGRNLFHSFHLFNVGSGEIANFLAQPALRNILARVTGGFPSQVHGVIQITGGQPNLYLMNPAGILFGPQATLNVPAAFIATTANRLVFPGGSFPAYGPADLSQLTGDPLGLAFDGKNPAAVINEGKLTINPGQSIGLVGGQVIQTGTIQAPGGTITIAAVPGENLVRLSLPRQILSLELPPQQLAKALDAEGALPSVRLPELLTGVQTFTVHPDNTLQVSGAETRIPVKSATAVVAGQVDVSSNQGTGGRVGITGQQIALVKSEIDASGATGGGQVWVGGDFQGKGPFPRAAYTFISQDTHLRADATGKGRGGQVIVWADKATDFRGVITAKGGPQGGDGGLVEVSGKQTLRFTGRVETMASQGRPGTLLLDPETLRVVAGRGPDDAELADNQILFEDGPGATFTIGAATLLEQLRVNDVKLAAGNIRFETDLVGSSQLPTNFFAQAERSIEAVGNIVLANVGVALAGEQIAINNITARDVFLATASGIKTGDIQADSNAFIGTLKGSVVTGNITAGSEVNLFSNEGSITTGNINAGSKVFLGEGDIATGNIKAGSEVNLFSNEGSITTGNIKAGSDVLLLATKGSVNIGNITAGSEVNLFSNEGSITTGNINAGSKVFLGKGDIATGNIKAGSDVLLFATKGSVNSGNISIVATDVISVGNIQSNSSAFLFSNKGVQTGSINSGADTRVSAQGSIQTGDIRTGLKVSVTSDGGDITTGEIRAGLDTNLFSDGSIKTGNITAEGSSSLVAKSDIVAGNINTNLDAILRSSQAGITTGSIDARGKLGIQAKSEIKTRDIKAGLSAILFSESSVQIGNIQSSSDIRIVTAGGSITTGRVDAGSMVFLNGETRITTSDISALSDIVISSAQGDIATGNIIGESIFISTISGDIKTGDLNAQLQIGLFSTQGSVTTGNVGVEEGQLVILANTGVKANDINIKSDSAILYSRGSIETQNIKAAGLSYIRGRDKITTGDINTDRNITVFSGDFVLYLVEDRDFGLLEFSGRGGDIQTGNLTANGTIRVATGGGKVETGNLTSNGLIYVFAPNSIKTGFIDSSVPAASGGDVWLVSKGPIRVRDVGPTGFSINTNGGNVLVLYEGANSFVVGSASVNRTAGGVTTGELSILPTQQIRSRQFEARGSGALRVGRFSEENRLPSNRSISVFDIRDFDIAVGLIELASVLERLEIRRRNLGQIRLSDIDIRVPTIPAVENQLATAQTSDVAFNILGTFLEDLKAGNYAAIVSLDNLFTNEFSRALGVQPINNLNSVESIGDTLSRLAQETGKRPAVVYVMADDQQLTVAAITSATRLGQPGQGASATFPIIRGIPEARRSELMPVVERFVNTLRDPRQRTSDAYLQDAQRLYRWLIAPIESELQARGINTLLFVLDSGLRLLPLAALHDGRQFLVEKYSFSLIPSVNLVDLRYRNLRAAQVLAMGADTFATQPPLPAVPVELRLITQLWPGQAFLNQDFTVERLTQERLQRQYAIVHLATHADFVPGRPENSYIEFGNNQRLPLPRLRQLPLRQPEPVELFTLSACRTAVGDINSELGFAGLAVQAGVKSALASLWYVSDEGTLALMSEFYRNLQQAPIKAEALRQGQIALLRGQVTLKGGELQGPQGAVSVPPVVAQLGNQLLNHPYYWAGFTLVGSPW